TTGTCGGGGTGCGGTGCGCCCACGGGCAGGGTGAAGGAGTCCGCGAGGAAGCCGAAGATCTTGTCGCCAGAGGCGGCCGAGGGCACCTCGAAGTAGACATAGTCCTTCATGTCTTCCTTGCCGGCTTCCTGGAATGCCGCAACGGCCCAGTCGCCCATGACGTTGTAGGCGGCCTTCTCGTCGATCACAAGGGCGGTCGCTTCGGGCCAATCGAGTGAATCTCGATCGGAGTTGGTGTAGCCCACGAGCTTCTCGAACGCCGCGATCGCAGTGGCGACCTCCGCACCTGCCCAGTCAGTCGAGCCGTCGAACAGACCGTTATAGGCGTCCGTGCCGAGGTGGGACATGAGCACTGCTTCAAGCAGGTTGACCTGCGTCCACGGTGCCGCGAGAGAAAGCGCGGTGACACCCGCAGCCTTTGCCTTTTCGAGGTCAGCGAGCCAGGCATCGAACGTCTCGGGAACAGCCTTCGGGTCGATACCGGCCTTTTCGAGCACGGCTGTCGAGGCCCACACGACATTCGAACGGTGAATGTTGGACGGCACCGAGTAGATCTTGCCATCCACCGTCAGGAGCTCGACCAAGCTGTCAGGGAAGGCCTTGCGAAGGTCGAATTCGTCGTAGAGTCCAGAGACGTCCTCGATCTGGCCAGCATTGATGTAATCGGTCAGCTCGCCACCGGCGTGCGCCTGGAAAGTGTCGGGCGGATTCTTGGTCTGCAGGCGCGACTGGAGCATGTCTTTTGCGGCGCTGCCCGCGCCACCCGCGACGGAGCCATTGACGAACTTAATCTTGGGGTTTTGTTCGTTGAATACCTTGACGAGAGCATCGAGGCCAGCCTTCTCCGAGCCCTGGGCCCACCACGTGAACACCTCGACGGAGTCGTCCCCGCCAGCGGAACCGCCACCGGAGGAGTTGGAACATGCCGCGAGCGCGCCAAGCGCAATACCAGCGGACGTGAGAGTGAGGAAAGTCCTCCGTGCGATCATTGCTGTTCTCCTTTAAACAACAGGGGCGTCATTGCCGAGTGCCGCGAGGCGGCGGCCTCATTGTAGTCACACTGTGGCCTATGATCCAATCCTCACGGTTGGAATGTTGTAAGTGCCGGTCCCGCGCGGGCGCGGCGCATCGGCGTGTTTACGATGAGGTGGCATCGTCAGTAGAGAACAGAGACCGCGTCCGCCTAGGGCGCAAGAGGGAGAGAGAGCGTGACGACATACCGAGGTGTTGCCGTAAGTGCCGGCCGCGTCATCGACCCGGTCAAGGTCATGGCTCCTCCCGTGTCTGAGCCGGAACGCGGTGCGGCTATTGCCGAAGGCGAGCCCCGTGAGTTGGAGGCTTCCCGCATTACCGAAGCAGCTGCCGCGGTGAAGGCTGATCTCGAGGCCCGTGCCGCACGCGCAAGCGGCGACGGCAAGGCCGTTCTCGAAGCAACGGCACAAATGGCGGCAGACCCAACTTTGACCACGAGCGCCGAGCAGCTCGTACGCGGCCAGGGCCTCAGTGCCGAGCGAGCCGTGTGGGAGGCCGGTGACCAGGTCTCGGCGATGCTCGAAAGCCTGGGCGGCTACATGGCCGAGCGCGCGAGTGACGTCAAGGACGTGCGCGCACGCATCGTTGCGCAGCTTCGCGGCGTTGAAGCCCCCGGCATTCCCGTTTCCAAGGAGCGCTTTGTTCTCGTGGCGCACGACCTCGCCCCCGCCGACACTGCGATGCTCGACCCGAACATCGTGTCCGCCCTCGTTACAGTCGACGGTGGCCCGCAGTCCCACACGGCAATCCTCGCGCGCCAGCTCGGCATTCCCGCCGTGGTCGCCGCGAAGGGGGTCGATGAGATCGAGCCGGGAACCGTCGTGTACGTCGATGGCGCCGCCGGAATCGTCACGAGTGAGTTTGGCGAGCGCGAGCGGGAACTTTCCGCAGCTTGGTGCGAGCTCGTGAAAAACCCGCTCACGTACTCCGGTGGGGGAGCGGAGCTTTCCGACGGTACTCGCGTTCCACTGCTTGCCAACGTGGGAGGTGAGAAGGACGCCGCCTTCGCCGCCGAAGCCAACGCCGATGGCGTGGGGCTTTTCCGTACCGAATTTTGCTTCCTCGACCGTGATGAGGAGCCGAGCATTGACGAGCAGGCTGAGGCGTATGCGGGGGTGCTTCGTGAGTTCCCCGGCAAAAAAGTCGTGATCCGCACGCTCGACGCGGGAGCCGATAAGCCCCTGCCGTTTCTCACGGACGCCGAAGAGCCGAACCCTGCACTCGGTGTGCGCGCCTACCGCACGTCGTGGGAGAAGCGCTCCGTGCTTGAGAATCAGTTGAAGGCGATCGCTCAGGCGAGCGCCATGACCGATGCTGAGCCGTGGGTGATGGCCCCGATGATCTCGACGCTCGAGGACACCGAAGACTTCGTGTCGATGGCACGCTCCGCTGGGGTGGAGTGCGCCGGCATCATGGTCGAAACTCCGAGTGCGGCACTCACAAGTGATCACCTCATGACCGTCGCCGACTTCGCCTCGATCGGCACGAACGATCTCACGCAATACACGATGGCCGCCGATCGCATGCTCGGCTCGCTCGCGAAACTCAATGACCCGTGGCAGCCCGCCGTGCTTGCGCTCGTGGGCGCAACGGCGAGCGGTGCGCGCCTTGCCGGTGGTGACCCCGAAGCGTTTGGCGACGGTGCGAACAAACCCGTAGGCGTATGTGGCGAAGCTGCGGGTGATCCCGCGCTCGCGGTTGTTCTCGTGGGGCTCGGCGTGAACTCGCTATCGATGACGCCGCGCTCCCTGCCCGCGGTGGCAAAGGTTCTTTCGACCGTGTCGCTCGATCAGGCGCG
The window above is part of the Dermabacter vaginalis genome. Proteins encoded here:
- a CDS encoding ABC transporter substrate-binding protein encodes the protein MIARRTFLTLTSAGIALGALAACSNSSGGGSAGGDDSVEVFTWWAQGSEKAGLDALVKVFNEQNPKIKFVNGSVAGGAGSAAKDMLQSRLQTKNPPDTFQAHAGGELTDYINAGQIEDVSGLYDEFDLRKAFPDSLVELLTVDGKIYSVPSNIHRSNVVWASTAVLEKAGIDPKAVPETFDAWLADLEKAKAAGVTALSLAAPWTQVNLLEAVLMSHLGTDAYNGLFDGSTDWAGAEVATAIAAFEKLVGYTNSDRDSLDWPEATALVIDEKAAYNVMGDWAVAAFQEAGKEDMKDYVYFEVPSAASGDKIFGFLADSFTLPVGAPHPDNAKAWLKTISSVEGQEAFNLAKGSIPARTDADVSKFPAYQQSALESFAHDKICASIAHGAATSVAWLNAISDATSKFTSGATDAKAFQAELVSAAESNMKK
- the ptsP gene encoding phosphoenolpyruvate--protein phosphotransferase, yielding MTTYRGVAVSAGRVIDPVKVMAPPVSEPERGAAIAEGEPRELEASRITEAAAAVKADLEARAARASGDGKAVLEATAQMAADPTLTTSAEQLVRGQGLSAERAVWEAGDQVSAMLESLGGYMAERASDVKDVRARIVAQLRGVEAPGIPVSKERFVLVAHDLAPADTAMLDPNIVSALVTVDGGPQSHTAILARQLGIPAVVAAKGVDEIEPGTVVYVDGAAGIVTSEFGERERELSAAWCELVKNPLTYSGGGAELSDGTRVPLLANVGGEKDAAFAAEANADGVGLFRTEFCFLDRDEEPSIDEQAEAYAGVLREFPGKKVVIRTLDAGADKPLPFLTDAEEPNPALGVRAYRTSWEKRSVLENQLKAIAQASAMTDAEPWVMAPMISTLEDTEDFVSMARSAGVECAGIMVETPSAALTSDHLMTVADFASIGTNDLTQYTMAADRMLGSLAKLNDPWQPAVLALVGATASGARLAGGDPEAFGDGANKPVGVCGEAAGDPALAVVLVGLGVNSLSMTPRSLPAVAKVLSTVSLDQARELARLAVSAPTAAEGKQTVRAKLPIIDELGL